DNA sequence from the Deltaproteobacteria bacterium genome:
TCTCCTGGTGGTCCGTCGGCCTCGGCGCGAGCTTCGTGTCGGGCAACGTCGGCGGCGTCGATTTCGCGTTGTATGAAGACAAACCGGCCGAGGGCAACCTCACGTCGCGCCTGGCCGGCGACCTCGTGCCGAATTTCGGAACGATGTTTACGCCGACCGAGTGGTTGACGATCGGCCTGGCGTACCGATCCAAGCGCGAACAGCAGCTCGGCCTGCCCAACCGCATCGCGTTCCCCGAGCTCAAAGTGCTGATGGACAACGGCATTATCGTATTCCACGATGGCCGGCTCGTGCTGAACGTCCTGAGCTTTACCCACTTCTCCCCGCGCCAGGTCGAACTCGGCGTGGCCGTGCAACCGAACGAGCGCTGGCTGCTCTCCCTCGACGCGACGCACTACGCGTATTCGGAAATGAGGACGAACGTCGCAAACTCCAAGGCGGTGATGGAAGGTGATTTCGGGGAGGTCTTCCCGACGGGGCCGGATCTCAAAATCCCGAAGCCGAAGCTTCACGACATCATCGGAGTCGCCGTGGGAACCGAGTATGCGGCGGTGTACGACACGGTCTTCAAGCTCCACCTGCGTGGCGGCTACACCTATCGCCCGACGCCCGCGCCCGAGCAGAGCGGCCCCCTCAACCTGTACGACTCCGATCTCCACATCTTCAGCGCGGGGCTTGGCTTCACCTTCGCCGAATTCTCGAAGGTCTTCCCGGCGCCGATCTCGATCAACATCTACGACCAGTTCCACTACCTGGAACCCCGCGTCATGCACAAGGAATCGGCGACGAGCGACGTGGGCGACGTCGAGTTTCGCGGCACCGCCAACGTGATCGGCGGCGGATTCGTGTTGAGGTTTCAGTGATGAAACGAAAAACGCGGGCGGTTTGGTGGATGGCGCTGGCGCTACTCGTCATTTCGACGACGGCGTGGGGCATCGCGTGCGGAACGCAGGGCGACATCATCGGCGGCGTCACGTCCTGGCCGTATTCGGGCGTGAAGCCGTGGGCCAAGATCGACTTGGACCCGGACCAGGGCGGTCTCCAGCCGTTCATTTTCATCTCGAACGGAGATTTCGACTACATCGAGCCCTCGCTCGTGAAGGCGCACGGATATTTCTGGGTGTTTTTCGAACGACGGTTCTGGCGCATGGTGGACGGCATAAAAGTCCCCACCGGTTCCGACATTCTCGTCGGGCGCTCGACCGATACCCTCACGTACGAATGGGTGAACGACGGAAAGCCGGTGCTTCGGGCCGATCAGCATTGGGAGACCGGCTGCGTCGGCGCGCCGACCGTGCGCGCCAAGGGCGACGGTTTCGAGATGTGGTACGCGGGCGGAGTGGGCGCGGGCATCGGCTTTGCGACGAGCGACGACGGCATCGCATGGACCAAGCACGACGGACCGGTGGTGACCGGCGATCAGAACTGGGAAGACGGGTTCGTAGGTGCGCCGGCGGTGGTGCGTTTCGCGGGTCGTTTCCGCATGTATTACTCGGGCGGCTTCGCGCGTCAGACCGAGTTCTCGCAGTTCGCGGGGCGCTTCATCGGGTATGCCGACAGTGAAAACGGTGTGACCTGGACCAAGCGCGACGCGCACGGCCGCAATTCGAAGGACGATCCCGGCGACGTCTTTTACATTCTCGGCCCAACGCAGCCCTGGCAGGGTTATGACCCGCAAGACCCGTATGCGGGCGCGGTGGCGAGCCCGAGCCCACTGTTCACCCGACCGGTCGATCGCAATCTGCTGTTGCTCTACTACACCGGCAATCCGGTGGGGGACCCGGTGAATTCCGAGACATCGGTCGGCGTCGCGGGCGCTTACGACGAGATGATCGACATCGAGGACGGCGCGGAGTTCGAGGTCAACCCGGTCCTGTCGGAACGATTTGCGCTGACCCTCGACGGCGTGTCGCAGTACCTCGCATACTCGGAATCGACTCCCAGCGTCATTCGGACCGAATTCGACCAGTATTTCATGGCGTTTTCGCAGACGGACCCCCTGTCCGAACTCACCGGCGGCAAACAGGGAATCGCCATGGCGGCGTGCCCGAGGTATTGAAATCGGAGAGTGGGTCGCGCCGGCTTCCGGCTCCGATCGTTGATTTCGATCATAGACGCCGAAAATCCGGATCGTGTAATATCCGTCGTCCAGCGGGCGATTCGGCGACATTTCGCCGCTTTGAAGACGAACACCATCCCGGGCGAACGGCCCGGACGCAGGAGGAGACCAATGGCCGGAACCGATATCAGCGTGAGCCGGACGGCGGCGAGCGAGATTCGCAACCTGATGGCGCAGGAAGGACTCAACGAGGGCGCGTTTCTTCGCATCGGCGTGAAGGAGGGCGGCTGCTCGGGCCTCTCCTACATCATGCACTTCGACACCAAGGTGGGCGAGAACGATCAGGTCTTCGAGTGCGAGGGCATCAAGATCCTTTGCGACTCGGAAAGCTACTTCTCGCTGACCGGCATCGAACTCGACTACCAGGGCGGGCTTGGCGGTCAGGGATTCATGTTCAAGAATCCCAACGCGCGCATGTCGTGCGGGTGCGGCAAGTCCTTCTCCTGATCCCGATCCGAGGCTCGAAATGAACGCAGGGCGATCCCAACCCTGCGTTTTTCGTTCGCGTTTACATGACGCTTACCCGGTTCATCCGACGATCTTGAGGCCGGCGATCGCCACGACCAGCAAACCGATGAACCCGAGCCGCGCGGGCGTGGCGGGGTCGT
Encoded proteins:
- a CDS encoding outer membrane protein transport protein → MKRALIAILIVSSLPAAAWATPYDTFGMGPRAIAMGGAYAAVGGDTSALYYNTAALVRAYPFHIELGYKRGDMVITFNDEQADIDSERGVSFGAIVGKTVMNRRLRIAGSIYTPDDHFMRFMLPTRTSPYVLRYNNENHTQATLLGAGCEIFSWWSVGLGASFVSGNVGGVDFALYEDKPAEGNLTSRLAGDLVPNFGTMFTPTEWLTIGLAYRSKREQQLGLPNRIAFPELKVLMDNGIIVFHDGRLVLNVLSFTHFSPRQVELGVAVQPNERWLLSLDATHYAYSEMRTNVANSKAVMEGDFGEVFPTGPDLKIPKPKLHDIIGVAVGTEYAAVYDTVFKLHLRGGYTYRPTPAPEQSGPLNLYDSDLHIFSAGLGFTFAEFSKVFPAPISINIYDQFHYLEPRVMHKESATSDVGDVEFRGTANVIGGGFVLRFQ
- a CDS encoding iron-sulfur cluster assembly accessory protein, which codes for MAGTDISVSRTAASEIRNLMAQEGLNEGAFLRIGVKEGGCSGLSYIMHFDTKVGENDQVFECEGIKILCDSESYFSLTGIELDYQGGLGGQGFMFKNPNARMSCGCGKSFS